CTTACTGCTGCTGAGGCCCGATTCCAGAATGAACGAACTGTGTTGTTGACACAGTCTGTCCAGCCTGGGCACCCTGTGGTGAACGTTTCTGTGgaaagaaacagacagacagacagacagacagacagacagacagacagacagacagacagacagacagacagacagacagacagacagacagacacacacacacacacacacacacacacacactttaatatCCTAAGGGAATTTGCCCAAATACTTATGACTTCTTCAAATGAGGGGCCCAGGTAAAACagaaatgtatgaaaataccctcaactAAAAGGTAACATTCTGTACTTtcacctcatatgaaacatttaaTCTCAAATCCAAAAAGCTGTAGTATAGAGCCACATTTAAAACGtttgcttcactgtccaaatacatacAGAGGGGAGTGGAGCTCTGCACTATATATGGAAGAGATTGCCATTTGGGGTGCATTCTAAAAACAACCAGTACATTAGTGGTTTATACTGTACATGTATGGTCTATTAGCTGTCATTTTTTAGATTAGACATAGATCTGACATAGCACACTGTACTTGACATGTTTATGGCTATCACTGTGCTAtgtgggtgtgacacctactccagttgcctgctgcactgctgcttggattccacctggcgatctgatcaccatctgccctggcctgtctccccctgtctggtacaggtaccccccaccacactccccccctctctcccgagctttcgctcgcctccagcacacacacactgttggggcgagtgactctgaacttacaatggctagccccaagtcgTTATACATTATAATTTTTTCTTGTGCATTTTGCTATTTGCGtcatgactcctgcatgctttgttgattATGAACTTTTTTGTTTACCCAACCTTGGGACAGACTATGTTTGTTCCCACaatcgggactctgactctctattggttacacagacttttggtctcccatcctattctaaccacctctcgcaGGCTtttattcatgttacctgattaAATTGCTGATCATGTTGCCATCTAatgcacattcaaatgtcataaatcaacactgtagagatctccctgtcctctgccgtgccttgattgtattcTTGCTGTttatatctggaaatgtgcatgtacaccctgggccatctactgttgctagccccaattctgacttgtgctctgatatctgcttcactgatttatGCTCTCGTAAGAGCCTGGGGTTTCTTCACGTTTAACACTAGatgcttattacctaaaatggatcacTTGAAactgtgggttcacagctccaatccagatgtgttggtcattactgagagtgttttgaatacttatgttaacctttctggttataactttttttggcaagacagatcttcTAAATTTGGATGAATGGCAATCTTTACCAACGATCACCTTCAGTGcttggttgtctccaccaagtctgtccccaaacaatttgattttctggttttaagcattaaactttcaaattgctctttgttgactgttgctgggtgatatcgtcctccatcagcaccggcctggccccttacactaagtctgaatttgtcctgctcggtgacctaaactgggacatgcttaaaccacctgaccaaatcctaaagcaatgggactccctaaatctctctcagattattaccaatcccacaaggtatgactccaaacacccagaaaaggctactctccttgatgttatcctcacaaatgatcctgataggtatcagacTGATGGTTTCTGTAATGACCTAAGTGATCACTATATCACAGCCTGTGTTCacaatggctgctcagtgaaacgacctgtcctgatttgtcgtAGACACTTGCTAAATAAATGTAATGAGAAAGCCTTCCTTCaagaactggcctctgtaaaatggctgagctctttaatcaccacttcattaagtcaggattcctatctgactcagccatgcctccttgcccgtacaacatttcctcatctctcaccccttctaatgtgactagcCGTGACACTCCTCCCTCTTTTTCGCCTGCcctgctacaaagtttctccctgcaggtggtcactgagtccgaggtactaaaggagctccttaaacttgaccacaaaaaaacatctgggtcagatgatTTAGACCCTTTCCTCTTTAAAGTTGCTACCCCTATCATTGCcaagcctgtctctcctctctggggaggttcccattgcttggaaggcagccacggttcgtcctttatttaaagggggagatcaagctaatcctaggcctatttctattttgccctgtttattaaaagtgttggaaaaacttgtcaaaaatcaactgactggctttcttgatgtctatagtattctctctggtatgcaatctggtttccactcaggttatggatgtgtcactgcaaccttaaaggtcctcaataaTGTCACccttgcccttgattctaagcaatgttgtgctgctatttttattggtTTGGTcaaagcttttgatatggtagatcattccattcttgtggcccggctaaggagtattggtgtctctgaggggtctttagcctagtttgctaactacctctctcaaagagtgcagtgtataaagtcagaacatctgctgtctcagccactgcctgtcaccaagggagtacctcAAGgttcaatcctaggccccacactcttctcaatttacatcaacaatatagatcaggcagtaggaagctctatcatccatttatatggagatgatacagtcttatactcagctggcccctccctggattttgtgttaaacgctttacaacaaagctttcttagtgtccaacaagctttctctgcccttaaccttgttctgaataCCTCCAAAAACAAAGggcatgtggtttggtaagaagaacgcccctctccccacaggtgtgattactacctctgagggtttagagttACAAGtactcatacaagtacttgggagtatggctgatggtacactgtccttctctcagcacatatcaaagctgcaggctaaagttaaatctagacttggtttcctctatcgtaatcactcctctttcaccacagctgccaaactaaccctgattgagatgaccatcctacccatgctagattatggagacgTAATTTATGGATAAGCAGGTAAGGGGGCTctcgagcagctagatgttctttaccattcggccatcagatttgccaccaatgcgcCTTATAGGatacatcactgcactctatactcctctgtaaactggtcatctctgtatacccgtcgcaagactcatttgttgatgcttatttataaaacccttttaggcctcactcccctctATCCGacatatctactgcagccctcatcctgtggttacaacacccattctgccagtcacattctgttaaaggtccccaaagcacacacattcctgggtcgctcatcttttcagttcaatgcagctagcgactggaacgagctgcaataAACACGCAAACTGGACAGTttcatctcaatctcttcatctaaagactcaatcatggacactctcacTGACAATTATGGCTGCTTTGCATGATATACTGTTGTCTCTGCCTTTTTGCcgtttgtgctgttgtctgtgcccaataatgttcgtaccatgttttgtgctgataccatgtgctgctgccatgttgtgttgctaccatgttgttgtcatgttgtgttactaccatgctgtaTGTGTTGCAGCCTTGCTCTGTGGTTGTCTTAGGTCTATCTTTatgtactgttctctctgttgtcatatgtgtgttttgtcctatttattattattattatattattattattttttatcccagccccagtccccgtcggccttttgccttttggtaggccgtcattgtaaataagaatttgttcttaactgacttgcctagttaaataaaggttaaataaaaaataaaatgaatggAAATGTACAGACTGATGGTGTGTAGCTCCATTTGAGTCTTACCATTGCTCTCCTCCTTGCCACACCAGGTCAGTCCATTCATGATGAAGCCAACTAGTGTGTCCTCGAGGGTCAAGAAGCAATCTCGCTTCTCTGTGAAGTCATGCACTATTTTCTTTGTTTTGCTCCAAAACAACATCTGGTGGTGcaatgaaatgtaaaaaaaaaaaaaaaaacatttacttgCAGCTGTCAATAAAACGAAACATATGAATATATTTGAgtggtgtgtgagagagcgtgTGTGGGTATCTCACCCTGTTACAGACAGGATCCTGGATCACAGTATGGATAAGGGGGTCATAGGCCTCCATCGGTACATTACATGGGTCCCTCCCCACGAATGCTTGCTGAAATGCACTCCATATCTTTTGACAGTTGTTTGCACTGGAACAATCACAGGAATAATCAAGAATAGTATTACTGCATTATCATACAAATACAAAATATGGCCAATCATTGATTGAGGAAGGAAAAGCTCCCTGAGAAATGGTTACTGAATAGGAGAAAACTCAACTGTTTTAACTGTTTACTCATTGTGTTAAGCTGTCTTGACTGTATTATAGCCAGATGGGGAACAGTGAGAGAGTATCAGAGCCGAGCTTGAACAAGCCACCCTGTTGTTACAAGGCAAATCCACAACCACCTGTGCCTTAAAACAATGCAGGTTCACATGCAGACAGGGAGGCTACATCATAAATACAATTGAGTCTACATGTAATTCTATTCGACTATGGAAATGGAAATGGAATAAGCTGCTGCAAAAATGAGTTAACCTGAAGTTTGAGTTACTTTTAACAATAAGCTAAAAATGTAAATGATATGTGCAAAATAAATCTAAATGAAAGCGTCTCACCTTGAAGATTTGTTGTTCTGTATAAATGCTTCACATTTGTCAATAATCGTTTTTTTTAGGCTTTCACTCGATGGACTGGAACTAGACAGTGCGTGACTGTGCACTACTCCCAGAGAAATAGCGAGGATAACGAGAAGTGAAAGTACTGCACAGAGACCCATGATTAGCCAGAGGCGAGTCCTTCGCTTTTTCTTTGCAAAACGGTGCGATCCTTCATGCTCCATGGCTACTCCTTGTTAAGACTGTGAAATCGGCGCTCAAATgtggtttgtttttgtttgtgttgtGCCAGTGGTATAGCCTATTGCCTTCAACACCGTCGGTGCTCTAAGTTCTATTTTCGGAGTTGGCCTTGGGGACAGTATGCAccgtactgcatctcagtgattgaggcgtcactacagacgcCCTGGATCaaatccaagctgtatcacaacccgccgcacgtcgtccaggtttggccggtgtaggccgtcattgtaaataataatttgttcttaactgacttgcctagctaaataaataaaataaaaatgtgaaaTAGCCTAGCCTACAATTTGATTGTGGTATAGTTAGCTTTATATTAAAGATTCATATTTTTCTCGTACCTCTTAAACTACAGTGGTGTACTTAagaaaaatactttgaagtactacttcggtcgttttgggggggtatctgtaatgaacaacttttacttttactcctcTACATTActaaagaaaatatgtactttttactcccatacatttccctgacacccaaaagtactcatttcTATCTagtcattttatattaaggtatctttacttttactcaagtctgacaattgagtactttttcccaCCGTTGTTAAACGGAACGTGCATGATAGAAATGACATTCTGAATCAGCCGATGATGGAGAACAAGTGACAACCCTTGCTTTGCCATTCGGTGACTGCCATACATTTGTTTTCAGTATGGATATTGGTTTGATATTCGGTGTTTGCTCGTAAATACCTCTTTGATGGAAGGAAGGTCCGAGCATGATTAGAGTGATATATCTAGAATCAGATGACAATAGAGAGCGAGGTAAAGCCTTCGTTTTCTTTGTTTCTTTTTGTTTTCAAAAAGTGACTTTACCTTGGTTTCAATTGTGGAATAATATGCACTTGAAGCCAAGGGACTGTCTTAAAAGTGCATTCAGCAGAACACGGTGTTAacagaaaaatgtgtttttgtcttaATTAAATTATATAGAGATCTTCaaccaattttttttttacccacaaCAATTACATTAAAACGTGATGTTGTTAATTTCTTATGGTTTTATGTAAAACTACAAGGTCAAAAAAACATAAATAGCCAATGATCTTTTTCACACCTTTCTTACACAATCTATAATAACTTACTAACATGGGCTAGAGAGCTAAAATCACTTGTAGCAAAGTCGCTGATT
This window of the Oncorhynchus keta strain PuntledgeMale-10-30-2019 chromosome 4, Oket_V2, whole genome shotgun sequence genome carries:
- the LOC118372679 gene encoding ADP-ribosyl cyclase/cyclic ADP-ribose hydrolase 1-like, producing MEHEGSHRFAKKKRRTRLWLIMGLCAVLSLLVILAISLGVVHSHALSSSSPSSESLKKTIIDKCEAFIQNNKSSSANNCQKIWSAFQQAFVGRDPCNVPMEAYDPLIHTVIQDPVCNRMLFWSKTKKIVHDFTEKRDCFLTLEDTLVGFIMNGLTWCGKEESNETFTTGCPGWTDCVNNTVRSFWNRASAAFADAACGDVTAMLNGSIATPFSPTSIFATIEVKRFKAAKVKSLSVVLVTKENKGTTCDGPSLQDLQKEIEPKLKYNCKEVPESKIQDCISHPDTACGACW